Proteins encoded within one genomic window of Kibdelosporangium phytohabitans:
- the pstB gene encoding phosphate ABC transporter ATP-binding protein PstB — protein sequence MAKRIDVKDLNLFYGKFHAVNSVTLSVPPRNVTAFIGPSGCGKSTVLRSLNRMHEVIPGARAEGEVLLDGEDIYASAVDPVSVRRTIGMVFQRPNPFPTMSIRDNVVAGLKLAGTRDKKKLDEVAERALRGANLWAEVKDRLGKPGGGLSGGQQQRLCIARAIAVQPDVLLMDEPCSALDPISTLAIEDLITELKKDYTIVIVTHNMQQAARVSDQTAFFNLLGVGQPGQLIEIDDTEKIFSNPSQKATEDYISGRFG from the coding sequence ATGGCCAAGCGCATAGACGTCAAAGACCTGAACCTGTTCTACGGCAAGTTCCACGCCGTGAACAGCGTGACCCTGTCGGTGCCGCCGCGTAACGTGACCGCCTTCATCGGACCGTCCGGTTGCGGCAAGTCGACGGTGCTGCGCTCGCTCAACAGGATGCACGAGGTGATCCCGGGAGCCCGCGCCGAAGGCGAGGTGCTGCTGGACGGCGAGGACATCTACGCGTCCGCGGTGGACCCGGTGTCGGTGCGCAGGACGATCGGAATGGTCTTCCAGCGCCCGAACCCGTTCCCCACGATGTCCATCAGGGACAACGTGGTGGCCGGCCTGAAGCTGGCTGGCACGCGGGACAAGAAGAAGCTCGACGAGGTGGCCGAGCGCGCGCTGCGCGGAGCGAACCTCTGGGCGGAGGTGAAGGACCGCCTCGGCAAGCCCGGCGGCGGCCTCTCCGGTGGTCAGCAGCAGCGGCTGTGCATCGCGCGGGCGATCGCCGTCCAGCCGGACGTGCTGCTGATGGACGAGCCGTGCTCGGCACTGGACCCGATCTCCACCCTGGCGATCGAGGACCTGATCACGGAGCTGAAGAAGGACTACACGATCGTCATCGTCACCCACAACATGCAGCAGGCGGCGCGGGTGAGCGACCAGACGGCGTTCTTCAACCTGCTCGGCGTCGGCCAGCCTGGTCAGCTGATCGAGATCGACGACACGGAGAAGATCTTCTCCAACCCCAGCCAGAAGGCGACGGAGGACTACATCTCCGGCCGCTTCGGCTGA
- the pstA gene encoding phosphate ABC transporter permease PstA, with product MTATDLQRPATAPAFQQISSARKAKNTTATVLVGAAFVIAVAPLVWLLWTVVEKGFSHILSSDWWQKSMSGLTGRQAGGGAYHAIYGTLIQGLVCALIAVPIAIMVAIYLVEYGRNSKLAKWITFTVDILSGVPSIVAALFIYAMWVTTFGLPRSAFAVSLALVLLMIPVVVRTTEELLKIVPDELREASYALGIPKWKTIVKIVVPTALSGIITGIMLAVARVMGETAPVLVLVGYAQFINYDPFNGNMASLPLFMTTERLTTNEIGEARVWGAAVTLILIITLINLLATVISRLTAVKAK from the coding sequence GTGACCGCCACCGATCTCCAGCGCCCGGCGACAGCGCCCGCGTTCCAGCAGATCTCCTCCGCCCGCAAGGCGAAGAACACCACGGCGACCGTCCTGGTCGGCGCCGCGTTCGTGATCGCCGTCGCGCCGCTGGTCTGGCTGCTGTGGACAGTCGTCGAAAAGGGCTTCAGCCACATCCTCAGCTCGGACTGGTGGCAGAAGTCGATGTCCGGCCTGACCGGGCGGCAGGCGGGTGGTGGCGCGTACCACGCCATCTACGGAACCCTGATCCAAGGCCTGGTCTGCGCGCTGATCGCCGTGCCGATCGCCATCATGGTGGCGATCTACCTGGTCGAGTACGGGCGCAACTCGAAGCTCGCCAAGTGGATCACGTTCACAGTGGACATCCTCTCCGGTGTGCCGTCGATCGTGGCCGCGCTGTTCATCTACGCGATGTGGGTGACCACCTTCGGCCTGCCGCGCAGCGCCTTCGCGGTGTCGCTGGCGTTGGTGCTGCTGATGATCCCGGTCGTCGTGCGCACGACGGAGGAACTGCTCAAGATCGTGCCCGACGAACTGCGGGAGGCCTCGTACGCGCTGGGCATCCCGAAGTGGAAGACGATCGTGAAGATCGTCGTGCCGACGGCGCTGTCGGGCATCATCACCGGCATCATGCTCGCGGTCGCCCGCGTCATGGGTGAGACCGCGCCGGTGCTGGTCCTGGTCGGCTACGCCCAGTTCATCAACTACGACCCGTTCAACGGGAACATGGCGTCATTGCCGTTGTTCATGACCACGGAACGGTTGACCACCAACGAGATCGGCGAGGCCCGGGTGTGGGGCGCCGCGGTGACCCTGATCCTGATCATCACCCTGATCAACCTGCTCGCGACCGTGATCTCGCGGCTGACCGCAGTGAAGGCGAAGTGA
- the pstC gene encoding phosphate ABC transporter permease subunit PstC, which yields MRPGDRIFSGVAKGSGILIVVIIAAIGAFLLAQAIPSLVANKANFLFSRQFIAGDPDNLSFGVLDLLLVTVYSSIVALIIAMPIALGIALFLTQYAPRRLARPFAYVIDLLAAVPSIIYGLWGAAVLAPALDPVTGWLNSVFGWFFPFSTGNVDRGIGQTIFTASIVLAVMVLPIITAISREVFDRTPPMQIEGALALGATRWEVVRTTVLPFGKAGYISASMLGLGRALGETIAVMIILAQAAGVPFGWSLFDGGDTIASMIARAAAEFNDPRSAGAYIAAGLVLFLLTFIVNAVARSFIVGKKEYE from the coding sequence GTGCGTCCCGGCGACCGGATCTTCTCCGGCGTCGCCAAGGGATCAGGCATCCTGATCGTCGTCATCATCGCGGCGATCGGAGCCTTCCTGCTCGCCCAGGCGATTCCGTCGCTTGTGGCCAACAAGGCGAACTTCCTCTTCAGCCGCCAGTTCATCGCCGGTGACCCGGACAACCTCTCGTTCGGTGTCCTCGACCTGCTGCTGGTCACCGTGTACAGCTCGATCGTCGCACTGATCATCGCGATGCCGATCGCGCTGGGCATCGCGCTGTTCCTCACCCAGTACGCGCCGCGCAGGCTGGCCCGGCCGTTCGCGTACGTCATCGACCTGCTCGCCGCCGTGCCGTCGATCATCTACGGCCTGTGGGGCGCGGCCGTGCTCGCACCCGCGCTCGACCCCGTGACGGGCTGGCTGAACTCGGTGTTCGGCTGGTTCTTCCCGTTCTCGACCGGAAACGTCGACCGCGGCATCGGCCAGACGATCTTCACGGCCAGCATCGTGCTCGCCGTGATGGTGCTGCCGATCATCACCGCGATCTCGCGCGAGGTGTTCGACCGGACGCCGCCCATGCAGATCGAGGGGGCGCTCGCCCTCGGCGCGACGCGGTGGGAAGTGGTCCGCACGACCGTGCTGCCGTTCGGCAAGGCCGGTTACATCAGCGCGTCGATGCTCGGCCTCGGCCGCGCGCTCGGCGAGACCATCGCCGTGATGATCATCCTGGCCCAGGCCGCCGGTGTGCCGTTCGGCTGGAGCCTGTTCGACGGTGGCGACACGATCGCGTCGATGATCGCGCGCGCGGCAGCGGAGTTCAACGACCCGCGCAGCGCGGGCGCGTACATCGCCGCCGGTCTAGTGCTGTTCCTGTTGACGTTCATCGTCAACGCGGTCGCGCGGTCGTTCATCGTCGGGAAGAAGGAGTACGAGTGA